CCCGCGACACGTGCACCGCGGTGTCAGCCTCCAGGGTGTCCTCGTAAGCGGCCACGGCGTTCGCCGTCTCGATCCGCGCCGGACCGGCCAGCCGCTCGACGGTGTAGCCCGCGTCGCTGATGGCGGCCTCGACGTCAGCGGACACCGCGGCCTCACCACCGATGATCACGACGGTCTCCGCGCCGAGGCGCTCGAGCTCGGCGGTGTGATCAGCCGTCACCCCCTCGGCCGGGTCGACGTACAACAACGGCGACTCGTCCTGCAGCACACCGGACGCCAACGCGTCCGCCCCGTCCGCAGACGTCGCCAGCAGCACCGTGTCCGCGGCGTCGAACGCCGCCCGCGACGCCATGATCGAGGTCTGCACCCCGACGCTGACGTCTCCCTCGACGATGTCGAAGTCGACCAGCGTCGCCCCCTCGTCCTGGGCTGCCGACGGCACCGCCGCCAGCACCCCCGCGATCAGCGCCAGCAACGTCGCGATGACGTGGCGACGTGCTCCCTCGATCCGCCTCAGGCCGCGCACGG
This window of the Euzebya sp. genome carries:
- a CDS encoding cell wall-binding repeat-containing protein, which codes for MRGLRRIEGARRHVIATLLALIAGVLAAVPSAAQDEGATLVDFDIVEGDVSVGVQTSIMASRAAFDAADTVLLATSADGADALASGVLQDESPLLYVDPAEGVTADHTAELERLGAETVVIIGGEAAVSADVEAAISDAGYTVERLAGPARIETANAVAAYEDTLEADTAVHVSRAFGTEDNPDTAFADAAGLGAWAADSGVVTVLTQTDAVPAATGDVYEANPQVTTSVAIGGEAAVSDDVLSTLSEEYGQDTATRVFSEASCSSTGSPRTSSSTPTPPPASPAPTTTRCC